One Sneathiella sp. P13V-1 genomic region harbors:
- a CDS encoding cellulose synthase operon protein YhjQ/BcsQ → MANAASNLSTLFGTQVCEELMAFVDDEQTLAAAREVVADRSLPQEAVQDGGITQALQRIDTGHSPKVVLADISHSLDPEGDITRLVRKMGPSNSLIVLGTSNDVSVYRRMVSLGASDYLVKPLTPELFDDALSGLDKQSESAGANQLGRLTVLVGVRGGVGASTLATNLAWIMANEENLSTALLDLDLHFGTSTLSLDVESGGGFREALENPHRLDKLFLDSAMTRAGDKLVILGTEEPIEEFVDVNPDSIDALIGEISQDYSQIVVDLPRHLLPTQGALLAAADTVILVSDQTLAGIRDVNRITQAMTSLSTKGRIVRVVSRVGGERAAQVSKADFQKAMEEPVDYFVPEDAKTLTVCANAGKSIPSVSEKGNLTKILRTMAADLSDYHPPKKKGLFGLVLGSKKASKG, encoded by the coding sequence ATGGCAAATGCAGCATCAAACCTGAGTACATTGTTTGGCACCCAAGTCTGTGAAGAACTCATGGCTTTCGTGGACGATGAGCAAACACTCGCCGCGGCACGTGAGGTGGTCGCAGATCGCAGCTTGCCGCAAGAAGCAGTGCAGGATGGCGGTATCACGCAGGCGTTACAGCGCATAGATACAGGCCACAGCCCGAAAGTGGTGCTTGCGGATATCAGCCATAGTCTGGACCCTGAAGGGGATATCACACGCTTGGTTCGCAAAATGGGTCCTTCTAATTCCCTTATTGTACTTGGAACTTCAAATGATGTGAGTGTTTACCGGCGCATGGTCTCCTTGGGAGCAAGTGACTATCTCGTAAAACCTTTAACACCTGAATTGTTTGACGATGCGTTGTCGGGATTGGATAAACAATCTGAGTCGGCAGGTGCCAATCAATTAGGCCGATTAACAGTGCTCGTCGGTGTTCGTGGGGGCGTAGGCGCATCTACATTGGCGACCAACCTTGCCTGGATTATGGCGAATGAGGAGAATCTGTCTACGGCGTTGCTGGATCTGGATCTACATTTTGGAACTTCAACCTTGTCGCTCGATGTGGAAAGCGGGGGTGGTTTCCGCGAAGCACTGGAGAACCCGCATCGTCTGGATAAACTGTTTCTTGATAGTGCAATGACCCGCGCTGGCGATAAGCTCGTCATTCTGGGGACTGAAGAGCCGATTGAAGAGTTTGTAGACGTAAACCCTGATTCAATTGATGCCCTTATCGGAGAAATCAGTCAGGATTACAGTCAAATCGTGGTCGATCTTCCACGGCATTTACTTCCAACACAAGGAGCCCTGCTTGCGGCGGCTGATACGGTTATTCTTGTTTCAGATCAGACGCTTGCAGGTATTCGCGACGTCAATAGGATTACGCAGGCCATGACGTCTCTTTCCACAAAAGGGCGTATTGTAAGGGTTGTTAGCCGTGTCGGCGGTGAAAGAGCGGCTCAGGTTTCAAAAGCGGACTTCCAAAAAGCAATGGAAGAGCCGGTTGATTATTTTGTGCCGGAAGATGCAAAAACTCTGACTGTTTGCGCCAATGCCGGAAAATCAATTCCAAGCGTATCAGAAAAAGGCAATCTGACCAAAATTCTGCGGACTATGGCTGCGGATTTGTCGGATTATCACCCTCCTAAGAAGAAGGGGCTTTTCGGGCTGGTTCTGGGATCCAAGAAAGCGTCGAAAGGATAG